CACCAAGGTGGTCCAGAAGAGCTTGCCCGCGCAGGCACTGCTCGAGCACGCCGAGAACGCGCAATTGGTGCTGACCGGCAGCCGCGGGCACAACCGTCTCACCGGGCTACTGGTCGGCTCGACCAGTCAGAACCTGCTGCACCACTCGCCGCGACCCATGGTCATCTGCCGCGAACAGTAGAACTCCCAACTGGAGGCCATTGTTATGAGCCAAAATCTACACCCCGGACAGCGCGACCCGGACCTCGCGCTACTCGCACCGGTCGCGCTGGTCCTCGGCGTGATGATGGTGGTCACCGCGCTGGCCGCGGTGGTCGAAATCCCCCACTGGGCATCGGATTACGGCATCATGGTGGTCGTTGCGAGTGTCCTCTACCTCATCGGGGCCGGCGGGCTGATGTACTGGGCGATCGACCAGCTGCGGAATCGCTCGGACGAAGCCTGATCTCGCGCGCTCCCGCACGGTTCGCGGAACAAGCACTCGTTCGGCAGCCCGGGCAGTCCGGTGACCGCGTGGTAATCGGCGCCCCGCTCCTGGACTGATTGCGCGGCCACGATCGTGCAGACCGCGAAATCCGAACGTACATCGTGTAGACCCTCTGTATACGGTCGTCGCGTGGCGGAGCAGGTAGCCGAACGGATTCGGTGCCGGTTGCTCATCGGCCAGGCTGGACGTCGCTACTGCTCTCCTATACCACCCGGAACAGGACCTTGCCTCTCGCAATCGAGGCGCTGAAGACTTCGTGCGACGGACCGACTCGCTCGATATCACACTAGGTCACGAACTCGGAGCTGCCATCGAATCGGCTCCGGCGTGCACGTCGACAAGGCTATCTCGCAGATTTCACGAACGGTCAGCGCTGCCCGACAAGCGCAACGGTTCGTGGTCCCGGCGCACTGATGGCGCCAACACGCTCTACTGGGGAGCCCGGGCGCGCAGAATCGAACCAGAACGATCTCGAACCCGCGAGCAAGGAGGGACCGTGTGCAATCCGTCGATCCATGTCGCGTCGCTGCTGAAGGGCGAAGAGGTCTACCGCAGCGAACTCGGTTCGCTGACCAGACTCACCGCCGACAGTTTTCCGATCCTCAGTGGGCTCTCGATCAAACGACTCACGCTGGCGCCCGGCGCGATTCGCGAACCGCACTGGCACGCCAATGCCACCGAACTCACCTACTGCACCGCCGGGCAAGCGTTGGTATCGGTACTGGACAACGGCAGTAACTTCGCCTCGTTCCTGGTGAGCGCCGGGGAAATGTTCCACATCGATTCCGGCGCCCTGCACCACGTCGAGAACATCGGCGACACCGACGCGGAATTCATCCTGGCGTTCCGCCATGAACGACCCGAGGACTTCGGATTCAGCGCTGCCCTCGGTGCGATGACCGACTCCGTGCTCGGCAATACCTACGACCTGTCTGCCGCGGACTTCACCAAGATCCGGCGCAGCACCACCGCCAGGCTCATCGCGCAACGCGACGGCGATCCCGACATCCCGTCTGCCGCCCATTTCGGCGACCCACACCACTTCGCCCTCGAAGCGATGCCGACGACGGTGGACTCGCCGGTCGGCTCCGCGCGCACCGCCCGCGAACAGTTCTGGCCGGCACTGCACGACATCTCGATGTACTCGCTGCGAGTCCGGGAAGACGGCATGCGCGAACCACATTGGCATCCCATCACCGCCGAAATGGGCTACGTCCACCAAGGTTCCGCGCGTATGACGATCATGGATCCGGACGGGACGTTGGACACCTACACCGTGCAGGAAGGGGAGGTGTACTTCATCCCCCGCGCCTACCCCCACCACATCGAGGTCGTCGACTCACCCCGAATTCACCTGTTGATATTTTTCGACCAACCGACACCCGCCGACATCGGCTACCGCGCCTCGATGAGCGCCTACTCCCGCAAAGTCCTCGCCGCGACATTCGGCATCACCCTCGACGAACTCCCTGATCTCCCCTTCACCCCCACCGACCCCCTGATCGTCACCCGAAATAATCCACTCGCCCCGTAGTCGAAGCGATCGGGCGCGGCGGGTTGGCGTCGGCCCGAGCCCGGGTTCGGCTATTTCGGCATATCATCCACTCCGCCACCACCATCCCCCATGTCAACGGCGACGAGCTGGTGCTGCGCTCGGCGTTCGCTATCGTTCAGCCGATCAGCAAGGTCGATACCCGCCTCGGCCTGGCCGACAACAGCCAGGGCGTGACCATCCGGAAGCACACCGACCCCATCCGCGCCTACTCGGTCACCTGGCCGGAGCTGATGAGGCTGTGACTCGGACCTGCTCCGTCGCACGATCTTCGGCTGCTCGGGCGCGTTCGGGGTCGGCGAGAGCGGGCGCACCCGGTGAAATGCCGCGTACCCCACGGTCGCGAGGACGAGGGCGACGAACACACCGAGGTTGCTGCTGCCCAGGCTTCCCGCGCGGGCCGCCGGCGTGAACAGGTAGCCCAGTAGCGGGCCGATATGCGAATCGGGGGAGGTGACCAGGCCGAGGCCGACAATCGTCGCAACGATCAGGCAGCCGACCCCGGCGATGTTCACCCGGCCATAGCCGCCGACCAGGCTGTAGAGAGCCACCCGGTCGTACCCCAGACGACGGCGTTGCCATATGTCGACGACGTACACGCCCGTCCAGGCGGCCATCACCACCCCGGTCGTGGTGAGGAACGCCTGAAATGGCGCAAAGAAGCCCGGCGCGGCGAAGGCCACATACCCGCCCGCGGCGGCGATCAGAACCGCATCGACCAACACGGTGAAATGCCGAGGGATCCGGACGCCCAACGTTTGCAGTGCGAGCCCTGAGGAGTACAGACCGATAATGGAACCGGACACGAACCCCACCAACGCCAGGGCCAGATACGGCACCAGGAACCAGGTGGGCAAGTGGGCCGACAGGGCACTCACCGGATCGGTCGCGGCCTGCTCCGCGACGTCCGGGTTCCCTGCGGCCAACAACGTCCCGAACCCCATCAGAACGATGGCAGGTGCGGTACCGCCAAGCGTGGTCCAGCCGACCAGTGCGCGTTTACTGGACTCACGAGGAAGGTATCGGGTGTAGTCGGCCGCGCAATTGATCCAGCTCAGGCCGAGCGCATTGGCGACCAGCATGACACCGCCTGCGAACGCACCCACGCTCGCCTGGCCATGTACCGCAAAGGAGATGTTGGGTAGCGTCAGCACGAAGTAGCCGACCGACAGCCCGGCGAATATGAGGGCAAACCACTTCTGGATCCGCAAGATCACGTGGCAGCCGTAGATTCCGACCACCGTGGTCACCAGGATGACCATGACCAGAGTGACGACCATGACCGGATCGGTATCCATGTCCGGATCGAGGCGATGCGCCACGGTGCGCGCCGCGAGGGCCGCCAAGACCGCCGAGAACGTCTCCCAACCCACCAACGCAAGGTAGCTGAGCAAGGTCGGGATCTTGTTGCCGTGGAACCCGAATGCCGCGCGGCCTGCCACCATCGTCACCGCTCCGCCCTGCTGCCCGGCCAGCGACACCAGGCCGAGCAGGCCGAAGGAAAAGACCGCGCCCACTGCCGCGGCCAGCGCCGCAAGGTGCCAGTCGAGGCCGAGCGCAGTCACATACGGACCGAACGACACCAGGATCACGTTGCAGCTCGTGGCAGCCCATGGCCAGAACAGAGCACGCGGCTTTTCCCTGCGTTCCTCGTCGGTGACCCACTCGGTGCCTTTGCGCTCGAATGACCAGTCCGATGGTTTCGCTGCCATATGAATCCGTTCGACGGGAGCGGGCTGTCCGAACCAACCGCCGCAAGTACGTACACTTGCTCATTGTGCCGCTGAATGACGGCACACTAATTGAGTGTAAGATCTCGGGCGATTTACGCAAGCCCCTTCAGCCAGACAGCCGCACCCCGCCCTTCTGTTCGCCTCCGAGGCGTCCGATGCTGGGATTTTGCCGGTGACCTCGTTGCGATACGCCAGACAGCATCGGTGCGCATGGAGCTGAGGCACTTCGCCACAGCTACCATCACGCCCGCACCCTGGCCGCCGGCGTCGTCCTCGCCAGCGCGCCAGCGGCAGGCATACTCCGGATCGCTTCGCGCGAGATGCCTTCCTCCACTTCCGCCGCGCCAGAGGCCACTGTTCGGGATCGACCCGTCGCCGACCGCGACATCCCAGCCTTACCCAGCTCGGATTCGGCGTGTTGGTTGCAACAGCGAAACGTGACGGCTCTGAAGTCTCCGACCCGCGGCGGCGGATCCCTCAGCCGGCGGAGGCGTTCGGCCCGATCCACTCGTCGAATAGCCGGTCAAGCGAGCCGGTCGCGAGTTGTGTCGCCAACCAGGCATTGAGCGCGGCGGCCAAGAGCGGGTCGTTCTTGCGGACCAAGAGCACCTTGCCGAACGAGTCGAACGGCGCCTCCGGGTGCAGCACTTGCAGGTCCGGGTGCTGACGCACGCGGTAGCGGCCCTCGACCGAGTCGGTAACGAACACGTCGGCACGGCCCTGCTCGATCTCGCCGAAGATCGTCAGGTTGTCGGGCCACAGGGCGAGCTGCGCGTCCGGGAAGTTCTTGCGCGCGAATTCCTCGTTCGTGCCACCGCGATTCGCGATCACTCGGACACCGGGACGGTTGATCTGCTCGATCGTCGAGTAGTCGGTGCCGCTCGAACGGCGCGTGATCGGCGTCTTGCCGTCGGTGCCGTAGGTGATCGAGAAGTCGGCGAATTCGCGACGGGACGGCTGATCGGAGATGCCGCCGACCGCGACATCGCAGTGGAGCTCGGCGAAATCCGTTTTCAGCGTCGCCCACGTCACCGGCACGAACTCGATCGGGCGGCCGAGCACGGCCGCGAATTCCTCCGCGAGATCGACGTCGACGCCACGGTAACCATCCGGACCGTCACCGACGGAATATGGCGGATAGTCCCCGGGCGTGCAGGCGCGCAAGGCATTCGACAGCTCCTGCGCGGCCGCCGGAATCACCGAGGCGACAAGGGCTGCCCAGCCGGCTACCAACACTGCGCCGATCCGGCCGGACAGCCGCATAACTCGATTGTGCACCGCTCAGTCCTCGTTGCGAGCCTTGGGGAAACGGGTCTGTCGGGCGACCCAGCCCGCCATCTCGGCCCAGTGGCCTCGACGCGGGGTGACGACCGAAGTGAGCTCGCGATCCCATTCGTCGGATTCGGTCAGGCCGTCGACGAAGCCGACAAGCTCCTTGGCGGTGTCCAGGTCGGCGACGACCCGGTCACCGAGAACGCCGTCGGCACCTACCAGGGTGACGCG
The DNA window shown above is from Nocardia sp. NBC_01730 and carries:
- a CDS encoding cupin domain-containing protein; the protein is MCNPSIHVASLLKGEEVYRSELGSLTRLTADSFPILSGLSIKRLTLAPGAIREPHWHANATELTYCTAGQALVSVLDNGSNFASFLVSAGEMFHIDSGALHHVENIGDTDAEFILAFRHERPEDFGFSAALGAMTDSVLGNTYDLSAADFTKIRRSTTARLIAQRDGDPDIPSAAHFGDPHHFALEAMPTTVDSPVGSARTAREQFWPALHDISMYSLRVREDGMREPHWHPITAEMGYVHQGSARMTIMDPDGTLDTYTVQEGEVYFIPRAYPHHIEVVDSPRIHLLIFFDQPTPADIGYRASMSAYSRKVLAATFGITLDELPDLPFTPTDPLIVTRNNPLAP
- a CDS encoding phage holin family protein, which encodes MSQNLHPGQRDPDLALLAPVALVLGVMMVVTALAAVVEIPHWASDYGIMVVVASVLYLIGAGGLMYWAIDQLRNRSDEA
- a CDS encoding transporter substrate-binding domain-containing protein is translated as MHNRVMRLSGRIGAVLVAGWAALVASVIPAAAQELSNALRACTPGDYPPYSVGDGPDGYRGVDVDLAEEFAAVLGRPIEFVPVTWATLKTDFAELHCDVAVGGISDQPSRREFADFSITYGTDGKTPITRRSSGTDYSTIEQINRPGVRVIANRGGTNEEFARKNFPDAQLALWPDNLTIFGEIEQGRADVFVTDSVEGRYRVRQHPDLQVLHPEAPFDSFGKVLLVRKNDPLLAAALNAWLATQLATGSLDRLFDEWIGPNASAG
- a CDS encoding purine-cytosine permease family protein, with amino-acid sequence MAAKPSDWSFERKGTEWVTDEERREKPRALFWPWAATSCNVILVSFGPYVTALGLDWHLAALAAAVGAVFSFGLLGLVSLAGQQGGAVTMVAGRAAFGFHGNKIPTLLSYLALVGWETFSAVLAALAARTVAHRLDPDMDTDPVMVVTLVMVILVTTVVGIYGCHVILRIQKWFALIFAGLSVGYFVLTLPNISFAVHGQASVGAFAGGVMLVANALGLSWINCAADYTRYLPRESSKRALVGWTTLGGTAPAIVLMGFGTLLAAGNPDVAEQAATDPVSALSAHLPTWFLVPYLALALVGFVSGSIIGLYSSGLALQTLGVRIPRHFTVLVDAVLIAAAGGYVAFAAPGFFAPFQAFLTTTGVVMAAWTGVYVVDIWQRRRLGYDRVALYSLVGGYGRVNIAGVGCLIVATIVGLGLVTSPDSHIGPLLGYLFTPAARAGSLGSSNLGVFVALVLATVGYAAFHRVRPLSPTPNAPEQPKIVRRSRSESQPHQLRPGDRVGADGVGVLPDGHALAVVGQAEAGIDLADRLNDSERRAQHQLVAVDMGDGGGGVDDMPK